TATGCGTAGACGATCCCGAATACATCGAACATTCCGTACACGGCGATAAACCTGAGCAGAACGATCGCGGTCGCCTCGATCTGATGGAAATCGGCTCCCGCCGCGTACGCACTGAATGGGCTGATGAGCAATCGCGGCAGAAACAGATAGGCCAGACACCAGACCCCCATGTACGTCATTCCCAGAACCACCGCGTGCCGCACGGTCGATTCCGCCAGCAGCGGCTGACCTTCTCCCACCCGGCGGCCCACCAGCGTCATCACGCCGGTACCCAGGCCTAGCATCGGAATGAACGCCAGTGAGTTCAGGTTGAATGCCAGATTCGTTGCCGCCAGCTCAGCTGTGCCCAGCTTTCCCACGAAGAACAGAAACGTCGTATATCCGAACAGATCGACAAAAATCTGCAGTCCCACGGGAACGCCATACCAGATCATTCGCCCACAAAGTTCGAGATCGAGCCCCAGTTTCGACCACAGCGGATAGCCGTCCCGGTGGCAGTGATAGACCAGAATTCCCATGAACAGGAGCGTCGCCATCACGTTGGCGCACACCGTGGCGATTGCGGCCCCAAAGATCCCCTGTGCGGGGATCGGTCCAGCTCCGAAGATCAGAATCGCGTCGAGCGCGAGATTGATCAGCACCGCGAACAGATTGACCCACATTACGATTGCGGTGCGACTGCGACCGGCGAAGAATCCGGAGAGAGCGTTCACGAGCAGGACAGCCGGGGTCCCGAGGCAGAGCGTCGAGAAGTAGATGATCTCGTTCCGCTGGACATCGGGGGGATGGTCCGCCAGGGCAAAGATCCAGGGAGCCGCCAGAGAACAGGTCGCCAGCGCGCTTCCGAACACGAGACAGATCCAGATCGACTGCCAGATCACGCCGGCGACACGATCTTTTCGCCCTGCCCCTTCGTATTGGGCGACGAACGTCCCGGTGTAATTCGCCACGCCGAGTGCGAAGCTGATGATGGTCCAGTTCAGCATGCCGGCAGGCATCGTCGCGGCCAGGGCACTGTTGGAGTGCCAGGTGAGCAGCATTCGGTCGACAAAGCTGATCAGTGACTGGGACCCGAAGCTGACCATCAGCGGCAGCGCGACCATCAGCAGTTCATGAGCTGATCCCGGTTGATAGCGATGCTGAGTCTCGGCCGACATGAGCGCGCGGTCTGGAAAACGGTCAGGGATGGATGCCGGCAGTGTATGCGACCAGAGAAATCAGAGGAAATGCACCAAAGACGCCAAAATTCTGACAGATCAAAACGTTTTCAGTATGACAGCGCGTAAAAAAAGAGGCTTCGGACGAAGCCTCTTATCGATCAAATTCTCATCCGAGCCGCGTGCGTCAATTAATACTGACGAATCACACCGTTCACGACGCCCAGAATTTCGACGTTGTTCGAGTAAATCGGAGACATTGAAGAGTTGGCCGGTTCGAGACGAATTCGGCTCGGTTCGCGGAAGAACCGTTTCAGGGTTGCTTCGTTGCCATCGACGAGAGCGACAACGATGTCTCCGTCTTTGCAGTTCTTGGTTCTCTCAACAACCACGTAATCTCCTTCAGCGATATGATCTTCGATCATCGACTCGCCTTTGACGCGGAGACAGAAGTGGTTTTCATCATCAAACAGGCCGGAAAAATCGACCAGGTCTTCTTCTTCGACAGCCAGAACCGGGCTGCCGGCGGCGATCTGTCCTGCCAGACGCAGTGACGTCGGACGCAGCTGAGCATGATCAGTCAGCTGAATCGCGCGAGACATATGGGACTCGCGGGTAATGAGACCTTTGCGCTCCAGCGCTTTCAGGTGACACATCACGCCATTGGGAGAACGGATTCCAAAGTGATTGCCGATCTCACGAACGGTCGGACCATATCCGCGGTTAATGATCTTCTCTTTCAGGAAGTCATAGATGGCGGACTGGCGGTCTGTGAGAGGCGGATGAACCTTGTCAGTCATGGGTTTGTTCCTTCGTAAAAACAGCTGGCCCGGATTGAAAATCCACTGGTAACGCGTGCTCACCTCAGATCGATTTGATCGTTTTATCGTGATGTCGAGAGTCTTTCCAGCTCATCGTCTGCACGAGCGTGCAATAGCCAGTATATTTACCAATATACCACTGTTTATACACCGGGACAACCGTGAAACTGGACAGACGCGAGGTATTCCTCTGCCCGATTTGAACGTCTTTCCAGGAGTTTTCCGTCCGCAGCGTGGTCGGAGTCCTGAATTTTTTTCGTAAGAAATTCAAAACTGGCGTCTCGACAACCGGTCCTGACCGCGTGGCCAGCCATTCCAAAGAAGCAGCTGGACTGGCCATTTCTGCCGATGAACCGGAGTGAGCATCGATACAAGCTACCACATAGAGAGGATAGCTCACAAGTTTCAACGAGTGTCCGGCAGATCCACCGCTGTGGATTCGACCACCCGGGTAGATTTGGGAGGCTCGGACGGGTCCTACTTCTCGGCGACCGTTTTTCGCTGAGGCAAGTTCTTCAACTGGTCTCCTGAGACCTGAGTCGCCTGAACGACACCTTTGGAATCGATGAACCAGTAGCTCGGGACCGTGTCGATCCCATACTGGCGAGCCAGCGGCTGACTGGCTCCGCGAAGTTCCGGCTCCTGGTAAAAGATATGTTTCCCGGGCAGCTTGTGCTCGGCAATGTACTTGCCGACGGCCTCTTCTTCGTTGTCCAGACAGATGCCGAGCACAGCGAAACCTTCGTTCTCCACCAGATCCTGCAGAGCGGGAATCTGTTCGGCGAACTCGTGCGAGCGCGACGACCAGAAGACGACAAGCACCTGTTGCCCTTCGAACTCTTTCAGACTTACTGTCTGACCATCGTAAGTCGGTCCCTCGATCGCCACGCGACGATGCGTCAGTTCCATCCTTCGCAGAGCCGCTTCGATCCGGGGACCGAACGGAGTCTGCGGAAACGCCTGGGAAACCAGTGAGTAACATTCGATCGCCGGCAGGGTCAACTGGCGTTCTTCGCAGAGTTCGCCTGCTCCGAGCAGTTGCACAATCGCACGAGGCTCTTCCGCCGGAAAGTTGGTCGCGAACAGCTTGGCCTGTCGGACATATTCACTCAACCACGGAGAGTCGCTGTCGGTGCGACGGGCCAGGGTTTCCGCGAGTCGGACAATCGTGCCGGCGGCCGTGACTGCCGCGATCGATTCCGGACGCTGACGCCCCAGCAGAGCCGAATCGTCGTAGAGTTCCTGGAGAGCCTTTTCGTCGCCCTGCAACGCCAGTTGAAAACGTGCTTCCATCAAGGCGTAAACTGCGGCGTTGAAGACCGCTTCCTTCTCAGGGCGAAGATGTGTGAGAGAAATCGCGTGCGAGGCGAGCGAAACGATTCGCTGATTGTTGTCACGGATCCGCCGCAGCTGAACGTCTTCCGGCGTCTTGCTGTCTTCACTGATCTGTTTCTGGGAATCGCCGAGAACAGCCGCGATCTGTTCGAGATCCCACTCTGGCGTCCCCGAAGCAGCCGGAGTCTCCTTCAGGGGAAGTTTCTTAATGACTTCAAGGGAAGCCGTCTGAATTTCCGGCGTCAATTCCGATTGCGTCGCTGGCCGAATCTTGAGCACCGGCATCGCGGCTCCGGAATCGTCAAGCTGACGATCGGTCGGTTCAGCCTGCACAATTTTGGGAACGGGAGCAGGTTGCTGCGGTGCGTCCTGTTCCGAAACGGATTCGGAGCGATTGCAACCAGCGGAACACGAGAGCAGAACCAGCAGAACGACCCGAGATGCGGGCATCCCGAACGTTGTGCGACATGTTTCCACGCGTGAAAGCGGCTTCCCTGCCAGATTCATTGCTTCGCATTCCTCATCTTGAAAGCTGACGGAGCAGGTCGTCGAACTCCTGTCGACGGCCCGGCGGCAACTGACATCAGTTCCCCGTCCAGAACATTCATGGTGTCCGCACTTCCGGCGGAACGCTAAACTGTGTCGTTCCCTTAAGTACAGATAAGCCGGGGTTTTTAGCGCAATTTCCGGTTTCAGGTCAAGACGAGTCCACTCAACCCGCTTTTCGCCTGCTTTTCAGACGTTTCCGAAGCCTCATGACCGCCGAAACTGGCACGATTCTGTTTGTCACCGGCCGGCTCGCCGAAGCGGCTCTGAACGATGCCGTGCAACAGATCCGTTCCGAGAACCCGATCGAGGCCCAGGTCGCCGTCATCGGGATTCAGGTCGCCGCTCTCATGCACACCGATCTGGTCGCACGCCGGTTAACGGTGCCAGAGGGCGTCACACAGGTCATTCTCCCCGGCTGGTGTCAGGGCGATCTCGACAAACTTTCAGACCAAATCGGCGTTCCGTGCGTCCGTGGCCCGAAGGACGTTCGCGATCTGCCGAACTGGTTTCAGAAGAAAGACCGCGAACCGGTCGATCTCAGCCGCTACGACATCGAGATTCTGGCCGAGATCAACGGAGCCCCCCTGCGATCGACTGAGGAGATCCTGCAAATCGCTCTCGATGCTCAGGCTCGGGGAGCCGATCTCATCGACTACGGCTGCCTGCCCGGTGGAAGCTCTCCGGCTGTCGGCGAACACATCCGCGAACTCCGGCAGGCCGGGTTGCGAGTCTCGATCGACAGTTTTGATCGAGCAGAAGTCGAAGCGGCGGTTCAGGCGGGAGCCGAACTGATCCTCAGCTGCAATTCGACGAACATCGACTGGATTCCCGCGTTGAAGACCGAAGTCGTGATCATCCCCGACAACTTTCAGGATCTCTCGACGATGGAACCGACCATCGAGCGGATCGAAGCGGCTGGCGTTCCGTATCGACTCGATCCAATTATCGAGCCGGTCGGCTTCGGCTTCGCGGCGTCGCTGCATCGTTACTATGAAACCCGTCGCCGCTGGCCCGATGCGAAGATGATGATGGGCATCGGCAATATTACCGAACTGGCCGAGGTCGATTCGGCCGGCATCAACTTTCTGCTCGCCGCGATCTGCCAGGAGCTGCGAATCGCGAGCGTGCTCACGACCGAAGTCATCCCCTGGGCGCGACAGTCGGTGGCCGAGTTCGATATCGCCCGTCGGATGGTGAAGTACGCCGTCGATGAGAAACAATTGCCCAAACATATCGCGGCCGGACTGGTCGCGTTGCGAGACGTGCGAGTCAACACGCTGACCGATGAGGAACTGCAGTCGCTGTTCGAGCAGATCAAAGACCCGAACTACCGGATCTTCTCGACGCCGGAGGCCCTGCATCTGATGAATCGCGATGGCCACTGGCAGGGAGCCGACCCGTTCGAACTGTTCCAGCAGGCCGCCGCGTCCGGAGACATCACGCCATCGCACGCGTTCTACCTCGGCTATGAGCTGGCTCAGGCGGAAACAGCGAAACTGCTGGGCAAACAGTATACTCAGGACGAACCGCTCAACTGGGGCCGCTGGAGCCGAACACAGCAGCACCTGAGCCTCAAACCGACCTTCCGGAAGAAGAACGACGAAACCTGAGGATTTTAAGAGATGCGTCGGCGAGAGGTCCTTATCTCGCTCAAGTCCGGTAACCGGCGATGTTCCATACACATGAGAATCAACGGCCCGTGGTGCTTGTCACCCGCATTTCCCCCTCACCCTAACCCTCTCCCCCAAGGGGGCGAGGGAACTTAGTTACCGATGTCCCCACAAGAGTTGTTCATTGAAATCCTCTTACCAGTAGATCCCGCGTTCCTCGCCACCCCGGTTGAATCAACCGAGACTACCCGTTCAAACGATCCGCCGACAGAGAATTCAACGTGCACGTACCTGACCGATCATGACACGACTTGAGATCACACCTCTTCCGAACGCTCCTCAGCCGAGCACGGTGCTGAACGCCTTCGCCGACGAACCCTGGCCGGTGCTGCTCGAAAGCGCCCGGGTTGACCCGCTTCGCGGCCGCTACTCGTTCTTCTCTGCCGATCCCGTCCGCACGTGGGTCGTTGATGACGTCCAGCACGGCGACGATCCGTTCGCTGAGATTCGCCCACTCGCTCGCGAACTTCAACGTCCGTCCTCTTCGAACGACGTTCCCTACACGCCCGGCTTCATCGGACTGCTGAGCTACGAACTCGGTCACGCCTGGGAGAAACTGCCCCGCGTTCCGCGAGACGAGTTCACCACCCCGGCTCTGGCGGTCGGCCTCTACAGCTGGGGAATATGCTGGGACCATCAGGACAATCGCTGCTGGCTGATGCGGGACCGATCGCTGGAACATCACGAGGGCGATCCCCGCTGGAAGCGACTTTTGGGACGCATTGAAGAAACACAAGCCGTCACTCCCGAGTCTGCCGTTGAGAACGCGAATCGGTCAAAGATCGTCAAAACGCCCGACGCGGAGCGGCAGCGTTTCCTCACGGCTGTGCGTCGCGTGACCGAATACATCGAAGCCGGCGACATCTATCAGGCAAACCTCTCCCGGAAGATCGAATACGATTTCTCCGGAAGTCCAATGGAGTTGTACAGCCGCATTCGCACAACCAACCCGGCTCCTTTCGCCGCCTTCTTCCAGCCTCAACCGGAGTGGGCTCTGATCAGTGCGTCCCCCGAGCAGTTTCTGCATGTCCGTGGTCGCGAAGTCAGTACCCGTCCGATCAAGGGAACACGGCCGCGCTGGACCGCCGGCGATCTCGATCTGCTGCAGGCCTTCGATCTGCAGACTTCCGAGAAGGACCGGGCGGAAAACACGATGATCGTCGATCTGCTCCGCAACGATCTCTCCCGTGTCTGTCAGCGAGGCACCGTCAAAGTCCCCCGCTGGTGTGAACTCGAAACGTTTTCACGAGTGCACCATCTTGTCTCCGAAGTCACCGGCACGCTCCGCGAGGACGCCGATCTGTGGGACCTGTTCGCCGCGACATTCCCCGGCGGATCGATTACCGGAGCCCCGAAGATTCGAGCGATGGAAATCATCTCCGAACTCGAACAATCCACCCGAGGCTGTTACTGCGGCTCCCTTTTCATCGCCGGCCTCGACGGCTCTCTGCAATCCAGCATTCTCATCCGCACACTCACCTGGAAAGCCGGCCGCGTCCAGGTCCCCGTCGGCGGCGGCATCGTCGCCGATTCGATCCCGGAAAACGAATTCGCCGAAACGGTCCACAAGTCGGCCGGACTGATCGTGTAAAAAATTCTGGCGGGTGCCCTGCCGGACGAACCGGAGGCGTCATGGCCAAGTTTGTTCGGCCGGGGAAATGAGCGATCGAGACGGAACAAGGTTGAAAGATCAACACCCGTCACGCTAAGGTGTACTGATACAAGCATCCACTTATGCCCTCCCGTGTTCCCCCGCCTCGCCAGGTCACCCCGATGAAGTCTTTCCCCTTTGCAATGGTTGCGCTCACGTTGTCTCTACTTGCCGGCTGTGGTGGCAGTACCGATGGCATTCAGCGGGCCGACGTTTCCGGAACGGTCACCTTCGAAGGCACTCCGGTCGAACGCGGCTTCATTCAGTTCGTCCCGGTCCCCGGTGTTGAAGGGGCTCCGGTGAAGCTGACGATTGAGAATGGCGCATATTCTTCCGCGAGCGATCCGGTTGATTCGCGCGGGATTCCCGTCGGTGAAAACCGCGTCGAGATCACCGCCAGCCGCTCGACCGGCAAGCAGATCAAGAATGAGATGGGCGAAACGGAAGACGAGATCGAGTGGTACATCCCTGAGAAGTACAACACGAACTCGGAACTGACCATGGAGATCGCTCCGGGGGAGAATCCCCGTGATTTTGAGCTGACTCCCTGAATTCCCCGCATGCTCCCGTTGCTGTATTCGTCGAAGTCTCGACGTTCTTTTTCTCTGATTCTTTCTGGAGGCCGGCAAGATGAACAGATTGCCCGACGCGTTTCGTAAAGCGTTTACACTCATTGAACTTCTGGTGGTCATTGCGATCATTGCCATTCTGGTGGCTTTGTTGCTCCCCGCCGTGCAACAGGCCCGGGAAGCGGCCCGGCGTTCTTCCTGCAAGAACAATCTCAAGCAGATTGGCCTGGCGCTGCACAACTACCACGACATCAACAACTGCTTCCCGATTGGCTGTCTGTTCAAGGATCGCGGAACCGGCGGTCCCTCGGCGTCCAATCGCACGACATGGATGGCACGGATTCTGCCCCAGATGGAACAGACCGCTCTGTACGACCGCATGGACTTCGACAAGGACAGCACCTCGGCGTCGTTTGATCCGAACAACGTGAAGAAGGAAATCATCACCGCCTACCGCTGCCCCAGCGATCCCGTCACGGTCGCCACGGCTGGATACGCGGCGACAAGCTATGTCGCCTGCATCGGCGATTCGTATCGCCTGTACGGTGACGGCGGTTCGACGGCTGGCTCGCAGCACGGGGCTTACATCCAGGGGAACGGCACCTGGGCGCGAGCCGTGCTGAATAATGGTCGTGAAGAAGGCATGTTCGCCAGCAACAGCCACTGCCGGTTCCGCGATGTGAGAGACGGCCTGACCAATACGATGGCGATTTCCGAATGCATCGTCGGGTCCGATGTCAACGCGCTCAGCAGCGGCGATGCGAACAACTGTCAGAACCCGGGAACGGTCAACGCAAATCGCGGCTTCTCCTGGATGTTCGGCACGACGGGAACGTGGCCTTACACGACGACGCGGACCCCGAACGTGAAAGAAGTCGACTGCGACCGCTTCGCGGTTTACGTCAACATGGCCGCCCGCAGTAACCACGATGGCGGCGTGCAGGTCTGCCTCGGCGACGGCGGCGTCCGCTTCGTCAGCGAGAACATCAATCTCCAGACCTGGCGCGACCTCGGCCAGCGAAATGACGGCAACGTCCTCGGCGAGTTCTAAACGAAGCTGAGTGCAATGGCTCAGTATGGCCTCGGACGTTTCGCGAGAACGCCCGGGGCTTTTTTCATGGAGCGCTCAATTCACCGGGCGCCGGGTGCCATGCCCACGCTCGCGTGGGCATGCTGGTCGTTGACGAAGTCCGTGCAATTAACCGCCGCTTCCGAAGTGCTCTGCTTCGCGATGGAAGTATGGCACAAGTCCTCAACACCAATGAAAAAAGCGGCGAGGAATCTCCTCACCGCTCGCTTTGTTGCCGTATTTTGGCTCCGGGTTACTTCGCCGGGATCGGGTCGCAGTACGACAGCGCCATCAGCGAGTAAGCGGTCACGAGAGCCGGATCGCCTTCGTACCAGCGGTCGGCTTCGTTCACCCAGCTGCCGTCGGAGCGTTGAGTATCAGAAAGCTGATTGGCCAAATCTCGCCGCCAGTCGTGTGATTCACCGTTGGCGGTTTCAAACTTCTCGGTGCCCAGCACGCTGAACGTCTTCGCGAACACCTGATAGTAATAGAACAGCCCCTGCTGCCCCATGCCCGGGTTCTCACTGACGGAGTAATGCTTCTGCAACCAGCTGGTCGCCGCCTTCACACGCTGGTCGTCTTTCGAGACGCCCGCATACAGGTAACTCTTGAGACCGGCGTAGGTCATGCTGGCGTACGAACGGAGCCCCCCTGCCGGGGTGGTGCCGGCCTGCGACGAGCCGCCGGCTGCCGGGGTGTAGTAGAAGCCACCGTCGTTCACGCGATCAGCGAAGGGAGTGTCGTTGTGCTCCGAGTCGAGATTCTGCGAGCGGGAGACGAAAACCATCGCCTTCTGAAACGCCGGGTCATCGACTGAGAGACCCGACTTCTGCAGCGCTTCGAGGAAGAACTGCGTGTTCGACATATCGGGCCGCGAGTGACCGCCGTAGCCGGCTCCGCCGTAGGCCGGATCGGATTCGCTCAGTCCTTCATCTTCGTCCCACTGGAGTCCGAGCAGAAACTTCTGAGCGGCCTTGATCTGCTGGTCGTATTTTCCGTCGTGATTCGCTTCGACCAGAGCCATCAGCGTGATGCCGGTCTCGTAGTTCCTGTGCCTGGAATCGGGGTGATAGATTCCACCGTCCTTCTGCGTGTACTGCATCAGGAAGTCGAGCCCCTTCTGCACGGCGGGTTCGGTCGGCGACATGCCCGATTCGAGCAGCGAATTCACGGCCAGAGCGGTGATGCCGAGCACCTTCGGATTGCTCCAGCTGCCATCGTCGTTCTGGCTGTTCACCAGATACTTCTGGCCGGCGGTTTTCATTTCCTGAAGTCGGTCGGCATTGGGGCCAAGTCGGTACGTCTGCTGGGCCAGACTCACACTGCAAGCCAGCATGACCAGGGCTCCCGCAGCGAGGCTCGTGCGGATCAGATTCATTGACAGTTCACTTTCATCCAGAGTTTCGATCTCGGCTCCGCCCCGATTATACGCCGTCCCCTCGCCGATTTCGATAGGCCATCGGGACACTTCTGCGGCCTGCCGATCGCATAAATGGCCAGGAATGCGATGAGAGCCAGCCAGTTCTCTGTTATAATGAAACGCCCTACGGGTCCTTCCATCGATGAATGCGGATGGGGTGCCACTGCTGGCTTGCCCAGCAGTGCTTTGATCCTCTTGCGAACGTGATGAACGTTTCGCTGAACTAACCGGAGCCATCGGACTCATGACCGACCTCTTTTCCACGAATGATCCCACAAAATCCCGCCTCGCCCGCCGAGAGTTTCTGCAGGCGCTCGCTGCGATGAGTGCGGCCGGCTGGATGGCGGGGGAACCGCGATCGCTGCAGGCGGAAGAACCGATCGAGCAGCCCGAGCCGACCGCCGATGCCTGCATTCTGCTGTGGATGGCCGGAGGCATGGCGGCTCCTGAGACGTTCGATCCGAAGCGATACATCCCCTACGAAGTCGGCATGCCGGTCAACGACATGCTCAGCACCTTCCCGGCAATCGACACTCCGGTGGATGGGCTGCAGATCACCGCCGGCCTGCCCGAAATCGCGAAGGTGATGGATCGGGCGACGCTCATCCGCTCGGCAGTGCAGCCCGATCTCGGCAGCATTCTTCACTCGCGACACCAGTTTCACTGGCACACCGGTTACGTGCCGCCGCAGACGGTCGCCTGTCCGCATCTCGGGGCGTGGGCCGCGAAGGTTCTTGGCTCGAACAATCCGGTGATGCCGGCGTTCATCAACATTGGCCAGCGGCTCGAAGGGGTCGGGGAAAAGGAAGAGCTCAAGGCCTTCACGACCGGCGGATTCTTCGGCAGCGAGTTCGGCCCGATGAATCTCCCCTACCCGGAAGAAGCGGCTCGTGCCGTGCAGCCGCCGTCGGGGATGACCGGGCAGCGGTTTCAGTCGCGGAATGCTCTGTATCGCGAACTGATCGAGCGGAACCCGCATCGCGAATACGCCAGCGATTACCAGCAGGAATCGCTGCTGCGGTCGATGGACAACGCCTATCGGCTGCTCAGTTCGAAGGACCGGGCCGCGTTCGATATCAATGAGGAACCGAAAGAAAGCCGCGAGATTTACGACACCGGCCGCTTCGGTCGCGGTTGCCTGCTGGCCCGCCGGCTCGTCGAGTCGGGGGCGAAGTTCGTCGAAGTCACGACCGAATACGTCCCCTTCCTGCACTGGGATACGCACAACAGTGGCCACGAAACAGTCGCCCGGCTGCATTCGGAGATCGATCGCCCGATCGCCCAGCTGATTCGCGATCTCGAAGCCCGCAAGATGCTCGATCGCACGCTGGTCATCATCGCTTCGGAGTTCAGCCGCGATGCCCTCATGGAAGGCAAGCCCGGCTCCAATGCGAACGATCAGGCGACGTTCAAGGTCGATAAGATCGAAGAGCCCAAGCATTACGGACTGCATCGCCACTTCACGGGCGGCACCAGTGTGGTGATGTTCGGCGGCGGAATGAAGCAGGGGTTCGTGTACGGCAGGACCGCCGATGAGCGGCCGCTGGTGGCGGTTGAGAACCCCGTTTCGGTGATGGATCTGCACGCGACCATCATGACGGCGCTCGGCATCTCCCCGAAGAC
The sequence above is drawn from the Rubinisphaera margarita genome and encodes:
- a CDS encoding MATE family efflux transporter; amino-acid sequence: MSAETQHRYQPGSAHELLMVALPLMVSFGSQSLISFVDRMLLTWHSNSALAATMPAGMLNWTIISFALGVANYTGTFVAQYEGAGRKDRVAGVIWQSIWICLVFGSALATCSLAAPWIFALADHPPDVQRNEIIYFSTLCLGTPAVLLVNALSGFFAGRSRTAIVMWVNLFAVLINLALDAILIFGAGPIPAQGIFGAAIATVCANVMATLLFMGILVYHCHRDGYPLWSKLGLDLELCGRMIWYGVPVGLQIFVDLFGYTTFLFFVGKLGTAELAATNLAFNLNSLAFIPMLGLGTGVMTLVGRRVGEGQPLLAESTVRHAVVLGMTYMGVWCLAYLFLPRLLISPFSAYAAGADFHQIEATAIVLLRFIAVYGMFDVFGIVYAYAIRGAGDSLFPFVFFLLASIFVLVIPSALVWIYWGGNLYASWVIVTSYIVLVGVVMYARYRQGKWKQMSVIETPSDRS
- the lexA gene encoding transcriptional repressor LexA; translated protein: MTDKVHPPLTDRQSAIYDFLKEKIINRGYGPTVREIGNHFGIRSPNGVMCHLKALERKGLITRESHMSRAIQLTDHAQLRPTSLRLAGQIAAGSPVLAVEEEDLVDFSGLFDDENHFCLRVKGESMIEDHIAEGDYVVVERTKNCKDGDIVVALVDGNEATLKRFFREPSRIRLEPANSSMSPIYSNNVEILGVVNGVIRQY
- a CDS encoding TlpA family protein disulfide reductase, yielding MPASRVVLLVLLSCSAGCNRSESVSEQDAPQQPAPVPKIVQAEPTDRQLDDSGAAMPVLKIRPATQSELTPEIQTASLEVIKKLPLKETPAASGTPEWDLEQIAAVLGDSQKQISEDSKTPEDVQLRRIRDNNQRIVSLASHAISLTHLRPEKEAVFNAAVYALMEARFQLALQGDEKALQELYDDSALLGRQRPESIAAVTAAGTIVRLAETLARRTDSDSPWLSEYVRQAKLFATNFPAEEPRAIVQLLGAGELCEERQLTLPAIECYSLVSQAFPQTPFGPRIEAALRRMELTHRRVAIEGPTYDGQTVSLKEFEGQQVLVVFWSSRSHEFAEQIPALQDLVENEGFAVLGICLDNEEEAVGKYIAEHKLPGKHIFYQEPELRGASQPLARQYGIDTVPSYWFIDSKGVVQATQVSGDQLKNLPQRKTVAEK
- a CDS encoding DUF6513 domain-containing protein, with the protein product MTAETGTILFVTGRLAEAALNDAVQQIRSENPIEAQVAVIGIQVAALMHTDLVARRLTVPEGVTQVILPGWCQGDLDKLSDQIGVPCVRGPKDVRDLPNWFQKKDREPVDLSRYDIEILAEINGAPLRSTEEILQIALDAQARGADLIDYGCLPGGSSPAVGEHIRELRQAGLRVSIDSFDRAEVEAAVQAGAELILSCNSTNIDWIPALKTEVVIIPDNFQDLSTMEPTIERIEAAGVPYRLDPIIEPVGFGFAASLHRYYETRRRWPDAKMMMGIGNITELAEVDSAGINFLLAAICQELRIASVLTTEVIPWARQSVAEFDIARRMVKYAVDEKQLPKHIAAGLVALRDVRVNTLTDEELQSLFEQIKDPNYRIFSTPEALHLMNRDGHWQGADPFELFQQAAASGDITPSHAFYLGYELAQAETAKLLGKQYTQDEPLNWGRWSRTQQHLSLKPTFRKKNDET
- the pabB gene encoding aminodeoxychorismate synthase component I; this encodes MTRLEITPLPNAPQPSTVLNAFADEPWPVLLESARVDPLRGRYSFFSADPVRTWVVDDVQHGDDPFAEIRPLARELQRPSSSNDVPYTPGFIGLLSYELGHAWEKLPRVPRDEFTTPALAVGLYSWGICWDHQDNRCWLMRDRSLEHHEGDPRWKRLLGRIEETQAVTPESAVENANRSKIVKTPDAERQRFLTAVRRVTEYIEAGDIYQANLSRKIEYDFSGSPMELYSRIRTTNPAPFAAFFQPQPEWALISASPEQFLHVRGREVSTRPIKGTRPRWTAGDLDLLQAFDLQTSEKDRAENTMIVDLLRNDLSRVCQRGTVKVPRWCELETFSRVHHLVSEVTGTLREDADLWDLFAATFPGGSITGAPKIRAMEIISELEQSTRGCYCGSLFIAGLDGSLQSSILIRTLTWKAGRVQVPVGGGIVADSIPENEFAETVHKSAGLIV
- a CDS encoding DUF1559 domain-containing protein is translated as MNRLPDAFRKAFTLIELLVVIAIIAILVALLLPAVQQAREAARRSSCKNNLKQIGLALHNYHDINNCFPIGCLFKDRGTGGPSASNRTTWMARILPQMEQTALYDRMDFDKDSTSASFDPNNVKKEIITAYRCPSDPVTVATAGYAATSYVACIGDSYRLYGDGGSTAGSQHGAYIQGNGTWARAVLNNGREEGMFASNSHCRFRDVRDGLTNTMAISECIVGSDVNALSSGDANNCQNPGTVNANRGFSWMFGTTGTWPYTTTRTPNVKEVDCDRFAVYVNMAARSNHDGGVQVCLGDGGVRFVSENINLQTWRDLGQRNDGNVLGEF
- a CDS encoding prenyltransferase/squalene oxidase repeat-containing protein, which codes for MSRWPIEIGEGTAYNRGGAEIETLDESELSMNLIRTSLAAGALVMLACSVSLAQQTYRLGPNADRLQEMKTAGQKYLVNSQNDDGSWSNPKVLGITALAVNSLLESGMSPTEPAVQKGLDFLMQYTQKDGGIYHPDSRHRNYETGITLMALVEANHDGKYDQQIKAAQKFLLGLQWDEDEGLSESDPAYGGAGYGGHSRPDMSNTQFFLEALQKSGLSVDDPAFQKAMVFVSRSQNLDSEHNDTPFADRVNDGGFYYTPAAGGSSQAGTTPAGGLRSYASMTYAGLKSYLYAGVSKDDQRVKAATSWLQKHYSVSENPGMGQQGLFYYYQVFAKTFSVLGTEKFETANGESHDWRRDLANQLSDTQRSDGSWVNEADRWYEGDPALVTAYSLMALSYCDPIPAK
- a CDS encoding DUF1501 domain-containing protein — translated: MTDLFSTNDPTKSRLARREFLQALAAMSAAGWMAGEPRSLQAEEPIEQPEPTADACILLWMAGGMAAPETFDPKRYIPYEVGMPVNDMLSTFPAIDTPVDGLQITAGLPEIAKVMDRATLIRSAVQPDLGSILHSRHQFHWHTGYVPPQTVACPHLGAWAAKVLGSNNPVMPAFINIGQRLEGVGEKEELKAFTTGGFFGSEFGPMNLPYPEEAARAVQPPSGMTGQRFQSRNALYRELIERNPHREYASDYQQESLLRSMDNAYRLLSSKDRAAFDINEEPKESREIYDTGRFGRGCLLARRLVESGAKFVEVTTEYVPFLHWDTHNSGHETVARLHSEIDRPIAQLIRDLEARKMLDRTLVIIASEFSRDALMEGKPGSNANDQATFKVDKIEEPKHYGLHRHFTGGTSVVMFGGGMKQGFVYGRTADERPLVAVENPVSVMDLHATIMTALGISPKTAYLTEGRPFYVTQDGHGQPVKELFAKTPASV